The Arachis hypogaea cultivar Tifrunner chromosome 19, arahy.Tifrunner.gnm2.J5K5, whole genome shotgun sequence genome has a window encoding:
- the LOC114925990 gene encoding uncharacterized protein, protein MARVHCKNLVRIYKPSFFFLFETHTMFNNLKNFWDKLGFHCVGIEEAVGHRGGIWFLSSIANASCVVIDQIDQCITVKVSVGHNRPWMAVGDFNEIVAPDESTGAYFSSHRASLLATTLDDCELFDLKVTGRRYTWYRAVQAGRDLAKRLDRAIVNEAWMIMFPEGYSEILSRLHSDHCPILVRCHGSPRVKGSRPFRFQAAWATHPSYKHVISKAWNQEFGGVTERLKMIDQIQRRLEVTDVLSLRIKEAELREDYNRLLLQEELFWYQKSREQWVKYGDRNTKFFHLQTLVRRNHNRVHGLYVRDGSWSTDPDILQEEALSFYKNLFGTTEEVEVDCLGDVPMPTLSTEACARLIDPVSFAEVKSAVFITKKKISNFYIRLLPPPSLFLATPLSPPPFHANDDENDAPGNSINGTYHPSTHVQW, encoded by the exons ATGGCCCGTGTGCATTGCAAAAATTTGGTGAGAATATATaaaccatctttcttctttctctttgagacTCATACCATGTTTAATAATTTGAAGAATTTTTGGGATAAGTTAGGTTTTCATTGTGTTGGTATTGAGGAAGCAGTAGGACACAGGGGTGGAATTTGGTTTCTATCTTCTATTGCTAATGCTTCTTGTGTGGTTATTGATCAAATTGACCAATGTATCACAGTAAAAGTGAGTGTGG GCCATAATAGACCATGGATGGccgttggtgattttaatgagattgtgGCACCAGATGAGAGTACAggtgcttatttttcttctcacagAGCTAGTCTATTAGCTACTACTCTAGATGACTGTGAGCTCTTTGATCTTAAAGTGACTGGTAGGAGATATACTTGGTATAGAGCAGTTCAGGCTGGCAGGGACTTGGCTAAAAGGTTGGATAGAGCTATAGTTAATGAGGCGTGGATGATAATGTTTCCTGAGGGTTATTCTGAAATTCTTAGCAGGCTTCattctgatcattgtcctatttTAGTTCGTTGTCATGGTAGCCCCAGAGTGAAAGGTTCACGTCCTTTTAGGTTCCAAGCTGCATGGGCAACACATCCTTCTTATAAACATGTTATTagcaaggcttggaatcaagAGTTTGGAGGCGTTACCGAAAGGCTTAAGATG ATTGATCAGATTCAACGGCGTTTGGAGGTTACCGATGTGTTATCTCTGAGAATTAAAGAAGCTGAACTGAGGGAAGATTACAATAGGCTTTTGTTGCAAGAGGAACTTTTTTGGTACCAGAAATCTAGAGAGCAGTGGGTCAAGTATGGGGATAGAAACActaaattctttcatcttcagactTTGGTACGTAGAAACCATAATAGAGTACATGGATTATATGTTAGAGATGGGTCTTGGTCTACTGATCCAGATATTCTCCAAGAAGAAGCTCTCTCTTTTTACAAGAATCTCTTTGGTACAACGGAAGAGGTTGAGGTTGATTGTTTAGGGGATGTTCCGATGCCCACTCTAAGTACTGAGGCTTGTGCTAGGTTAATTGACCCTGTCTCTTTTGCGGAAGTCAAGTCAGCAGTATTCA tcacaaaaaaaaaaatctcaaacttTTACATCCGTCTATTACCACCACCTTCTCTTTTCCTTGCTACTCCACTATCGCCACCACCTTTCCACGCCAACGATGACGAAAATGATGCTCCAGGCAATTCGATCAATGGGACCTATCACCCGTCAACCCATGTGCAGTGGTAA